In Gossypium arboreum isolate Shixiya-1 chromosome 6, ASM2569848v2, whole genome shotgun sequence, the following are encoded in one genomic region:
- the LOC108480697 gene encoding uncharacterized protein LOC108480697 has product MMEAMESSVVNGGGFTQLQQSYGDSSEEELSVLPRHTKVVVTGNNRTKSVLVGLQGVVKKAVGLGGWHWLVLTNGIEVKLQRNALSVIEAPTGNEEDDDLEFGNMQWNGSDLASDDTQKSHRSRHKSHKSTGSSHKTTSRSLSCDSQSKSSVSTPQGSMKVDLSKLEMAALWRYWRHFNLVDAIPNPSKEQLVDIVQRHFMSQQMDELQVIVGFVQAAKRLKTVCK; this is encoded by the exons ATGATGGAAGCAATGGAGAGTTCCGTCGTCAATGGCGGTGGTTTCACTCAGTTACAACAGAGCTATGGAGATAGTAGTGAAGAAGAGCTATCGGTGTTGCCACGTCACACTAAAGTGGTTGTCACTGGGAATAACCGTACCAAATCGGTTCTTGTTGGTCTTCAAGGTGTGGTTAAGAAAGCTGTTGGACTTGGTGGATGGCATTGGCTG GTTCTTACAAATGGCATTGAAGTAAAGCTACAACGAAATGCCCTCAGCGTAATCGAAGCTCCCACCGGTAACGAAGAAGATGATGACCTTGAGTTTGGGAACATGCAATGGAACGGATCAGACTTGG CATCGGATGACACTCAAAAGTCCCATAGATCAAGACATAAGTCGCATAAATCGACGGGGTCTTCTCACAAAACTACGAGCAGGTCTCTTTCCTGTGACTCGCAGTCTAAGAGTTCTGTTTCGACACCCCAGGGGTCTAtg AAAGTTGACCTCAGCAAACTAGAGATGGCTGCTTTATGGAGATATTGGCGACACTTCAATCTT GTGGATGCCATTCCCAATCCATCGAAAGAACAACTAGTCGATATTGTTCAAAGGCATTTCATGTCACAG CAAATGGATGAGCTGCAGGTGATTGTGGGATTCGTTCAGGCTGCTAAGAGGTTGAAGACCGTTTGCAAATGA